One Nocardia iowensis DNA window includes the following coding sequences:
- a CDS encoding alpha/beta fold hydrolase — protein sequence MTSTFTTTDGAEIFFKDWGTGQPIIFSHGWPLNADAWDDQARLVAEHGYRAIAHDRRGHGRSTQTWDGNHMDRYADDLAELIETLDLRDAVLVGHSTGGGEVARYLGRHGSGRVAKAVLLGAVPPVMVKSETNPEGTPMAVFDGIRNGVATDRSQFYWDLSETFYGFNRSGAVVSEGMRRAFWRLSMQAGVRAAYECITQFSETDFTEDLRRIDVPVLVAHGDDDQIVPLHDSAVKSAELIKNSTLRVYPGGAHGLHGEFRAAFEADLLEFLKN from the coding sequence ATGACATCGACATTTACCACCACAGACGGCGCCGAGATCTTCTTCAAGGACTGGGGCACCGGACAGCCGATCATCTTCAGCCACGGCTGGCCGCTCAACGCCGACGCCTGGGACGACCAGGCCCGCCTGGTCGCCGAGCACGGTTACCGCGCGATTGCCCATGACCGCCGCGGCCACGGCCGATCCACCCAAACCTGGGACGGCAACCACATGGACCGCTACGCCGACGATCTGGCCGAGTTGATCGAGACGCTCGATCTGCGCGACGCCGTGCTCGTCGGACATTCCACCGGCGGCGGCGAGGTCGCCCGCTACCTCGGCAGGCATGGCAGCGGCCGGGTCGCCAAGGCGGTGCTGCTGGGTGCCGTGCCGCCGGTCATGGTCAAGTCGGAGACCAATCCCGAGGGCACCCCGATGGCGGTGTTCGACGGCATCCGCAACGGCGTCGCCACCGATCGCTCGCAGTTCTACTGGGATCTGAGCGAAACCTTCTACGGCTTCAACCGGTCCGGTGCGGTCGTCTCGGAAGGGATGCGCCGCGCGTTCTGGCGGCTGAGCATGCAGGCCGGCGTCCGCGCCGCCTACGAATGCATCACCCAGTTCTCCGAGACCGACTTCACCGAGGATCTGCGGCGCATCGACGTACCGGTGCTGGTCGCCCACGGCGACGACGACCAGATCGTCCCGCTGCACGACTCGGCGGTGAAATCCGCTGAGCTGATCAAGAACTCGACCCTGCGCGTCTACCCCGGCGGCGCGCACGGCCTGCACGGCGAATTCCGGGCCGCCTTTGAAGCGGACCTGCTCGAGTTCCTGAAGAACTGA
- a CDS encoding NAD(P)/FAD-dependent oxidoreductase — protein MRTTEEGRPMHVVVLGGGPTGLTAAMLLAGEGHRVTLLDKDSGGSGTDAEQAWDQWRRPGVNQFRHPHIMLPGGYQLLSTELPDAITELRALGARTHNMLDGAFDLAAIGGRKPGDERFDTLAARRPVIEQGLGNAAVRAGVTVRRDTTAAGFVTDGAADSGIPHITGVRTAQGEQIHADLVVDALGRNSPASKMLADIGAAAPVLDKHETGFLAYSRYFRSADGSYPEQAAWPLEHHDSLGLTTVPGDAGTWALALFVSAKDRAMRALSDPAVWQRVAALYPGMAHWASHGEPITGVLAMSGMEARHRSFVVDGKPVATGLLSIGDAWATTNPTFGFGLTMGMFHGLLLRDVLREVGIGDREKLALRFDEITNATLGPTQQASAAWDLHRLAQIDLEIDAIPYRDGITYRTDDEDWNLRQALEAAKLWDPDVLRAFGDVGSGLSSSEEALGRPGVLDRIKELGSGAVGYPEPGPSRAELLTVIGAK, from the coding sequence ATGCGAACCACCGAGGAAGGCCGGCCGATGCACGTGGTAGTGCTCGGCGGCGGCCCTACCGGCCTGACCGCGGCCATGCTGCTGGCCGGTGAAGGTCATCGAGTCACCTTGCTGGACAAGGATTCCGGTGGGTCCGGCACCGATGCCGAACAGGCCTGGGACCAGTGGCGGCGACCGGGTGTCAACCAGTTCCGGCATCCGCACATCATGCTGCCCGGGGGGTATCAGCTGCTCTCGACCGAACTGCCGGACGCCATCACCGAGCTGCGGGCGCTGGGCGCGCGGACCCACAACATGCTCGATGGCGCCTTCGATTTGGCGGCGATCGGCGGCCGCAAACCCGGCGACGAACGGTTCGATACGCTTGCCGCCCGTCGGCCCGTCATCGAGCAGGGACTCGGCAATGCCGCCGTGCGGGCCGGGGTTACCGTGCGCCGGGACACCACGGCCGCCGGATTCGTGACCGACGGTGCGGCGGACTCCGGGATCCCGCACATCACCGGCGTGCGGACCGCGCAGGGCGAGCAGATCCACGCCGACCTGGTCGTCGACGCCCTTGGCCGCAATTCTCCCGCGAGCAAGATGCTGGCCGACATCGGCGCGGCCGCCCCGGTATTGGACAAGCACGAGACCGGGTTCTTGGCCTACAGCCGCTACTTCCGCTCCGCCGACGGATCCTATCCGGAACAGGCAGCGTGGCCGCTGGAACACCACGACAGTCTGGGGTTGACCACCGTGCCAGGCGATGCGGGCACCTGGGCCCTGGCCCTGTTCGTCTCGGCCAAGGACCGTGCCATGCGGGCATTGAGCGATCCGGCGGTCTGGCAGCGGGTCGCGGCGCTGTATCCCGGTATGGCGCACTGGGCTTCGCACGGCGAGCCGATCACCGGGGTGCTGGCGATGTCCGGTATGGAGGCCCGGCATCGGAGTTTCGTCGTCGACGGCAAGCCGGTGGCGACCGGGCTGCTCAGCATCGGAGACGCTTGGGCGACAACCAATCCCACTTTCGGGTTCGGCCTCACCATGGGTATGTTCCACGGCCTATTGCTGCGAGATGTGTTGCGCGAGGTCGGCATCGGCGATCGGGAGAAGCTCGCACTCCGGTTCGACGAGATCACCAACGCCACACTCGGACCCACCCAGCAGGCCTCGGCCGCCTGGGATCTGCATCGACTCGCGCAGATCGACCTCGAAATCGACGCCATCCCCTATCGAGACGGCATCACCTATCGGACCGACGATGAGGACTGGAACCTGCGGCAGGCGCTGGAGGCCGCGAAGCTGTGGGATCCCGACGTACTGCGGGCCTTCGGCGATGTCGGTTCGGGACTGAGCAGCTCCGAGGAAGCGCTCGGGCGACCCGGCGTGCTCGATCGAATCAAGGAGCTCGGCAGCGGTGCTGTCGGCTATCCCGAGCCCGGCCCGTCCCGTGCCGAGCTGCTCACCGTGATCGGAGCGAAGTAA
- a CDS encoding glycosyltransferase has translation MRILFSSTPAHGHLLPLVPLERAARRAGHVTAFLTHGSVADVVAPAEVLSAGATLGEALAEVHRRIGADASTDMSPATVAEFFGGVRIDLGADESLSAAAAFAPDLVIAEAADFLGPLVASSLGVPWVSHGVGIAIDAALADAVMVAAAQRMKERDIELSPPIAAVDPWPDTLQLETWEPSRDRIDIRPEAPEYEHDVPWTAPSFPGRAELPRVLVTLGTIVDEPGTLTAIIESLLEQDVNVVVAMHPASDPRDLTVDASRVHVTGFVPMRYLLDGVDVVVTSGGAGTVLSVLGAAVPMVILPLGLDKPLNAERAAAVGAAAVIHDPRQAGAAAVRVLGTPSFAVAASEMAGRIAAMKPADEVLALLLDRMA, from the coding sequence ATGCGAATTCTGTTCTCCAGCACGCCCGCTCATGGTCATTTGCTGCCACTGGTCCCGCTGGAAAGAGCGGCCCGTCGGGCCGGGCACGTCACCGCCTTTCTGACCCACGGATCCGTCGCCGACGTCGTCGCTCCCGCCGAGGTGCTCTCGGCGGGTGCGACGCTGGGGGAGGCCCTAGCCGAAGTGCACCGCCGTATCGGGGCCGATGCCAGTACCGATATGAGTCCGGCGACGGTGGCCGAGTTCTTCGGCGGTGTACGGATCGACCTGGGAGCCGACGAATCTCTGAGCGCCGCCGCGGCTTTCGCTCCTGACCTGGTGATCGCGGAGGCCGCCGATTTCCTCGGCCCGCTCGTCGCGTCGAGTCTCGGCGTGCCGTGGGTTTCGCACGGGGTGGGCATCGCCATCGACGCGGCGCTCGCGGACGCCGTGATGGTGGCGGCCGCACAGCGCATGAAGGAACGCGATATCGAGCTGTCACCGCCGATCGCAGCGGTTGATCCCTGGCCGGACACGCTGCAACTCGAAACCTGGGAACCGTCGCGCGATCGCATCGACATCCGGCCGGAGGCGCCTGAGTACGAACATGATGTGCCGTGGACCGCGCCTTCCTTTCCTGGGCGGGCGGAATTGCCACGGGTCTTGGTGACACTCGGCACGATCGTCGACGAGCCGGGCACGCTCACCGCGATTATCGAGTCGCTCCTCGAGCAGGATGTGAATGTCGTTGTGGCCATGCACCCCGCGTCGGACCCGCGGGATCTCACCGTCGACGCGAGCCGGGTCCACGTGACGGGTTTCGTGCCCATGCGGTACCTGCTGGACGGGGTCGATGTGGTGGTCACCTCCGGAGGTGCGGGCACAGTGCTTTCGGTGTTGGGTGCGGCTGTGCCGATGGTCATCCTGCCGCTGGGACTGGACAAGCCGCTCAATGCCGAACGCGCGGCGGCGGTGGGAGCAGCAGCGGTAATCCACGATCCCCGCCAGGCAGGTGCTGCCGCTGTTCGAGTCCTGGGCACCCCGTCGTTCGCGGTGGCCGCGTCCGAGATGGCGGGCAGGATCGCCGCCATGAAGCCCGCCGACGAGGTTCTTGCCCTACTGCTCGACCGGATGGCCTGA
- a CDS encoding SAM-dependent methyltransferase, protein MRRTGDSWGVTESVGATALAVAGARALEHCRDDRLFEDPFAELFLVATGDPMWIAVAQGDLSLMDTAAAIEYEPSIAAIAARTSYFDDVIEEAAAAGIGQFVLLAAGLDARAYRLKALAAATVYEVDLPRVLEFKAEALDGKQPVGERRTVAVDLRDAWPAALRRAGFDPSKPTLWLIEGLLRYLPLHDQKALLHEVTALSAPGSRVTLNDWPVNTDPTDRMLRIWDKIGAGDVRTLTFTDESDPGPLLTDQGWVVSLGNLLGILDRHTRAITDKTRRILEQHVLLTAVLPRPNNQNL, encoded by the coding sequence ACAGCTGGGGAGTGACCGAGAGCGTGGGTGCGACCGCCCTGGCGGTGGCCGGGGCGAGGGCACTCGAGCATTGCCGAGACGACCGGTTGTTCGAGGATCCATTCGCGGAATTGTTCCTCGTCGCCACCGGGGACCCGATGTGGATCGCGGTCGCGCAGGGCGACTTGAGCCTGATGGATACCGCGGCGGCCATCGAGTACGAGCCTTCGATCGCCGCGATCGCCGCGCGCACCAGCTACTTCGACGACGTCATCGAAGAAGCGGCGGCGGCCGGGATCGGCCAGTTCGTCCTGTTGGCCGCGGGCCTGGACGCACGCGCCTACCGGTTGAAAGCGCTGGCCGCAGCCACGGTGTACGAGGTCGACCTGCCCAGGGTGTTGGAATTCAAGGCCGAGGCGTTGGACGGTAAACAACCGGTCGGCGAACGACGAACCGTCGCGGTCGATCTGCGCGACGCATGGCCCGCCGCGTTGCGGCGAGCCGGATTCGATCCGTCGAAGCCGACGCTGTGGCTGATCGAGGGACTGCTTCGGTACTTGCCGTTGCACGACCAGAAGGCGCTACTGCACGAAGTTACCGCGCTCAGCGCTCCCGGCAGCCGGGTCACGCTGAACGATTGGCCGGTGAACACCGATCCGACCGATCGAATGTTGCGGATCTGGGACAAGATCGGCGCCGGCGACGTGCGCACACTGACGTTCACCGACGAGAGCGATCCAGGCCCCCTGCTCACCGACCAGGGATGGGTGGTATCTCTCGGCAACCTGCTCGGAATCTTGGATCGACACACGCGTGCGATCACCGACAAGACCCGGCGAATTTTGGAACAACACGTGCTGCTGACAGCCGTACTCCCCCGGCCGAACAACCAGAACCTATGA
- a CDS encoding alpha/beta fold hydrolase, giving the protein MRITNSAKIAAAAVGLSAALAGSGCASAEPTPVQPTIVLVHGAFAESASWNGVIDRLNQQGLANIAVGNPLRSVQGDADAVRGVVAAINGPVVLVGHSYGGQVISQINDPKVKGLVYVAAFAPEEGETIGELSGKFPGSTLGETLNKVTLADGSTDLYILPEKYQKQFAADVPDAQATLDARTQRPLNDRALNGKSGAPSWKTLPSWFVYPDADYNIPVAAHRFMAERAKARATVEIPGASHALTVSQPDAVAKVIVDAAGAVS; this is encoded by the coding sequence ATGCGAATCACCAACTCCGCCAAGATCGCCGCCGCCGCCGTTGGCCTGAGCGCGGCCCTCGCCGGCTCCGGCTGCGCCTCCGCCGAACCCACCCCGGTGCAGCCGACCATCGTCCTGGTCCACGGCGCGTTCGCCGAATCCGCCAGCTGGAACGGCGTCATCGACCGGCTGAACCAGCAGGGCCTGGCCAATATCGCGGTGGGCAATCCGCTGCGCAGCGTCCAGGGGGACGCCGACGCTGTCCGCGGTGTGGTCGCCGCCATCAACGGGCCGGTCGTGCTGGTCGGGCATTCCTATGGCGGACAGGTCATTTCGCAGATCAACGACCCCAAGGTCAAGGGTCTGGTCTACGTGGCCGCCTTCGCCCCTGAGGAGGGCGAGACCATCGGTGAGCTGTCCGGCAAGTTCCCGGGCAGCACCCTCGGCGAAACCCTGAACAAGGTCACCCTCGCCGACGGCAGCACCGACCTCTACATCCTGCCCGAGAAGTACCAGAAGCAGTTCGCCGCCGACGTGCCCGACGCGCAGGCCACCCTCGATGCCCGCACCCAGCGCCCGCTCAACGACCGCGCGCTCAACGGCAAATCCGGTGCGCCCAGCTGGAAGACCCTGCCGTCCTGGTTCGTCTACCCCGATGCCGACTACAACATCCCGGTCGCCGCGCACCGGTTCATGGCCGAACGCGCCAAGGCCCGCGCGACCGTGGAGATCCCGGGCGCCTCGCACGCGCTCACGGTCTCGCAGCCCGACGCCGTGGCGAAGGTCATCGTCGACGCCGCTGGCGCCGTTTCCTGA
- a CDS encoding alpha/beta fold hydrolase, protein MRIETNGIELQVQVSGSGPDVLLVHGYPDTHAVWRYQVPVLNAAGYRTIAPDLRGFGASDKPTELAQYELAEYVADLVGVLDDLDVQHAHVIGHDWGASLSVLLAGLHPERVDSLTTLSVGTPAAVVDAGLPQREKSWYFLLFQSLGIAERWLSQDDFANTRQWLASHPDLLEVIERMRDPRALSTSLGLYRTGAGPEFLVDPPVLPPVLAPMMGVWSSDDAFLTEQSMLGNEKYVKGSWRYERLDGIGHWMQLEAPNQVNELLLDFLPEPNPASGDRASSLSTSATTQ, encoded by the coding sequence ATGCGTATCGAAACCAATGGCATCGAACTGCAGGTACAGGTCAGCGGGTCCGGCCCGGATGTGCTGCTGGTGCACGGTTATCCGGACACCCACGCCGTGTGGCGCTACCAGGTGCCGGTGTTGAATGCCGCCGGCTATCGCACGATCGCGCCTGATCTGCGTGGCTTCGGGGCCTCGGACAAACCCACGGAACTGGCGCAGTACGAGCTCGCCGAGTACGTCGCCGATCTGGTGGGCGTGCTGGACGACCTCGACGTGCAGCACGCCCACGTCATCGGACACGACTGGGGCGCCTCGCTGTCGGTGCTGCTCGCCGGGCTGCACCCCGAGCGGGTCGACAGCCTTACCACGCTGTCGGTCGGAACTCCGGCGGCGGTCGTTGACGCGGGCCTGCCGCAACGCGAGAAGTCCTGGTACTTCCTGCTGTTCCAGTCCTTGGGCATCGCCGAGCGCTGGCTCTCGCAAGACGATTTCGCCAACACCCGGCAATGGCTCGCCAGCCATCCGGACCTGCTCGAGGTCATCGAACGGATGCGTGACCCACGGGCGCTCAGCACCAGCCTGGGGCTGTACCGCACCGGAGCCGGACCGGAGTTCCTCGTCGACCCGCCCGTCCTACCACCGGTGCTCGCACCGATGATGGGCGTGTGGAGCAGCGACGACGCGTTCCTCACCGAGCAATCGATGCTCGGCAACGAGAAGTACGTCAAAGGGTCGTGGCGATATGAACGTCTCGACGGCATCGGCCACTGGATGCAACTCGAGGCACCGAACCAAGTCAACGAACTGCTACTGGACTTCTTGCCGGAACCGAACCCTGCCTCGGGTGATCGAGCGTCGTCGCTGTCGACGTCGGCGACGACGCAGTGA